One window of Dendropsophus ebraccatus isolate aDenEbr1 chromosome 13, aDenEbr1.pat, whole genome shotgun sequence genomic DNA carries:
- the CEP170B gene encoding centrosomal protein of 170 kDa protein B isoform X3: MSVTSWFLVSSSGTRHRLPREMIFVGRDDCELMLQSRSVDKQHAVINYDSEKDEHRVKDLGSLNGTFVNDVRIPDQKYITLKLNDVIRFGYDVNMYVLEQIQHKVPEEALKHEKYTSQLQMNLKTRVAARSEQVKEQPPHVDSTSGKQEKADKKAPSESSIYRTPLYGQPSWWGEDDANNKHEKHDGRRPEDHYTDRPKEMSQHEEEMNGNLGYRDSADQSLYSFRREPSYFEIPTKDFQQPAKSPEAQVHEIPTKDTDTATPPVMQSHASFTIEFDDCRPGKIKIKDHVTKFSMRQRRTGGKETAPTEMISVENKVADWLVQNDPSLIRRPSPGEDVYSTKSDLPIHNRTLKGNRHEDGTQSDSEDPAVPVPEKENTPSEPGKLQRQIKREPEELLHSQQAFVIEFFDDDAPRKKRSQSFTHSAIASQNEADPANKGKNDKRKGVLTAEKLTTNGTTTAPLVPKPLVNSAFPQRSNSFRREKTEDRISTAGPVTAKPPVKSFGSIGKKSKFAQEFVAEYLREQAEVSKDSVEKPLTLPLSTVVPMPTSHQVQAPLKEPSPPPSVVPPLECRPLRVKKTEEEDSLSDAGTYTIETENQDKEVEEARKMIDQVFGVFEPDEYSKISSAIYRPVIKLEKEETSLNENTVSHTTTILSTSHSVKANGAPQADVQAEKASGSSKSGQKWVSRWASLADSYPDASPTSPLDGQKIGLLANDGNDFDQVENTGEGDPAFPSRTRRLLPQLPPNDKSESPTPAILVCAESYPEIPQKTLIENEVKTMPSDPNNLLFIQEDLDPDSLSDTSKSDDGGLSSRKSNPPQAAPRTRWRREDTSSQEQSVQRLNKLSTEPKSTSFYVGNDSEMESLSHANSILPNVEIHKPYKSHEIQVKAKVNQQTTQETSSIAKIDNLLLKKENGPARESFVRQESFTKEKSSCNISPNKLPHISTHPLLKDMTVTKSNTDYSRETQQILKETENALAALEAKLFSQNNLDDIENTPCPPDDSLSGDSDVDTASTVSLVSDKNVPSHPQKSRVMGLHKEKSSSTSSIQDQYSQPSARERLSEKRRTGTGDGSSRKDVTKKFEMKRSSGTRGSLDFTDEERGSSLPYISVPDTVSSDYENSSSRNLSRRRPFAQSTKEDTSRTSSNSQKVQQALTRSNSLSTPRPTRASKLRRARLGEASDNESADADRLNISSEASSSAKSSSESKKLSRLDILAMPRKRTGSFNVPSDSETSTPRTTFSGRSVDQYISRKPVMAEIKQPIKKTMAPTPKQPLSRARSGSVKYSSSSSTQTPRTHNAPVRQRQSTLQDDDDDDHDVYDNFIAQSEEIAEIARLSQTLVNDVASLAKEIHDVAGDGDSQSSSGTGHSTSISSVPNTPASIISAREEILKRTSQRPYSSQLVQHIPEASLNYQKVPPGSAGLKDFDQNMNDNRDDDPMKRRARNREEVIFDNLMLNPVSQLSHSICGNTEILTEKMKVLFLNKDKSWEEIEAKINSENEVPILKTSNKEISSILKVLRRVQKQLEVINAIIDPAGPLEVINTNKKTSPVIQPAVPLARTINSKIEPHQPVRVRNYIHKSSSSSSRSPESSFGRDEDDAYVV; the protein is encoded by the exons ATGTCAATATGTATGTGCTGGAACAGATTCAGCATAAGGTCCCAGAGGAGGCATTAAAG CATGAAAAATACACCAGCCAACTTCAAATGAACTTAAAGACACGAGTAGCCGCAAGGTCAGAGCAAGTCAAGGAACAACCACCCCATGTGGATTCAACATCAGGGAAGCAGGAAAAGGCTGACAAGAAAGCACCTAGTG AATCTTCAATATATCGCACACCACTATATGGTCAGCCATCTTGGTGGGGAGAGGATGATGCCAACAACAAGCATGAGAAACATGATGGTAGGAGGCCAGAAGATCACTATACAG ATCGACCGAAAGAAATGTCTCAACATGAAGAAGAAATGAATGGCAACTTAGGGTACAGGGATTCTGCTGACCAATCACTCTACTCTTTCCGAAGAGAACCCAGCTACTTCGAAATTCCCACAAAAGACTTTCAGCAACCAGCCAAATCTCCAGAGGCCCAAGTCCATGAAATCCCTACTAAAGACACAGATACAGCGACACCCCCAGTGATGCAGAGTCATGCTTCTTTTACCATTGAGTTTGATGACTGTCGACCTGGGAAAATAAAGATTAAGGATCATGTCACTAAGTTCTCAATGAGACAGAGGAGAACAGGAGGAAAGGAAACTGCCCCAACTGAAATGATATCTGTTGAAAATAAAGTAGCCGACTGGTTGGTTCAAAATGACCCAAGTTTAATAAGAAGACCATCTCCTGGAGAAGATGTCTACAGTACCAAGAGTGACCTTCCCATCCACAATAGGACTCTCAAAG GTAACCGACATGAAGATGGCACCCAAAGTGACTCAGAAGATCCAGCAGTACCTGTTCCCGAGAAGGAGAACACACCATCTGAACCTGGCAAACTTCAACGACAGATAAAGCGTGAGCCGGAAGAACTGCTCCACAGTCAGCAAGCATTCGTTATAGAATTCTTCGATGATGATGCGCCTCGAAAAAAGAGGTCTCAGTCCTTCACACACAGTGCAATCGCCTCCCAAAATGAAGCGGACCCTGCCAACAAAGGCAAAAATGACAAAAGGAAAGGTGTTTTAacagcagagaagctgaccaCTAATGGAACAACTACAGCCCCTTTAGTCCCCAAACCCCTGGTAAATTCGGCCTTTCCTCAAAGGTCCAATTCTTTTAGGAGAGAAAAAACTGAGGATCGAATAAGTACTGCTGGACCTGTAACAGCAAAacctccagtgaaaagctttggTAGCATCGGGAAGAAATCCAAGTTTGCCCAGGAGTTTGTGGCTGAGTATTTGCGAGAGCAGGCGGAAGTCTCGAAAGACTCAGTAGAGAAACCTCTGACATTGCCGTTATCGACGGTAGTCCCAATGCCAACCAGCCATCAAGTACAAGCCCCCTTAAAGGAGCCTTCACCTCCACCATCTGTAGTGCCACCTCTTGAATGTAGGCCACTGAGGGTCAAGAAAACTGAGGAGGAAGACAGCCTAAGCGATGCCGGGACATATACCATTGAAACAGAGAATCAAGATAAAGAAGTTGAAGAAGCTAGGAAAATGATAGACCAG GTATTTGGAGTCTTTGAACCAGATGAGTATTCAAAAATTTCTTCAGCAATTTACAGACCAGTCATCAAACTAGAAAAAGAAGAAACCTCTCTAAATGAGAACACTGTGAGTCACACAACGACAATCTTGTCCACGAGTCACTCTGTCAAAGCAAATGGCGCTCCCCAGGCTGATGTCCAG GCTGAGAAAGCATCTGGCTCCAGTAAAAGTGGACAGaaatgggtttctaggtgggcCAGCCTTGCTGACAGCTATCCAGATGCCTCACCAACCTCTCCTTTAGATGGGCAAAAAATTGGATTACTGGCAAATGATGGTAATG ACTTTGACCAAGTTGAAAACACCGGTGAAGGAGATCCTGCTTTCCCTTCAAGGACAAGACGTCTTCTTCCTCAACTACCACCAAATGACAAATCTGAAAGTCCAACACCAGCTATTTTGGTTTGTGCCGAGTCGTACCCAGAAATTCCTCAAAAAACATTGATTGAAAATGAAGTCAAAACCATGCCCTCAGATCCAAACAATCTACTCTTTATACAAGAAGATTTAGATCCAGACAGTCTTAGCGATACAAGCAAGTCTGATGATGGTGGCCTATCTAGCAGAAAGTCTAACCCACCTCAAGCTGCTCCTAGAACTAGGTGGCGGAGAGAGGACACCAGTAGTCAGGAACAAAGTGTCCAAAGATTGAATAAGCTTTCTACTGAACCAAAGTCTACTAGCTTTTATGTTGGAAATGACAGTGAGATGGAAAGTTTATCCCATGCAAATTCTATATTACCCAATGTAGAGATTCACAAACCATACAAAAGTCATGAAATCCAGGTAAAAGCAAAAGTAAACCAACAAACCACACAGGAAACCTCAAGTATTGCAAAAATAGATAACCTGTTGTTGAAAAAAGAAAATGGACCAGCAAGAGAATCATTTGTTCGACAAGAAAGTTTTACCAAAGAAAAATCGAGCTGCAACATCTCTCCCAACAAACTTCCTCATATCTCAACCCACCCCTTGCTTAAAGATATGACTGTCACAAAGTCCAACACAGACTACAGTCGAGAGACACAGCAGATTCTTAAAGAAACTGAAAATGCCTTGGCTGCTCTAGAAGCAAAACTTTTTTCTCAGAACAATCTAGATGATATTGAAAATACTCCATGCCCACCAGATGATTCCTTGTCTGGAGATTCTGATGTGGATACAGCTAGCACAGTCAGTTTGGTTAGTGATAAGAATGTACCAAGTCATCCTCAAAAAAGCAGGGTTATGGGTCTTCATAAGGAAAAGTCATCTTCAACATCTTCAATACAAGACCAATACAGCCAGCCCAGTGCCCGAGAGAGACTTTCTGAAAAACGGAGAACAGGTACTGGTGATGGAAGTAGCAGGAAAGATGTAACCAAAAAGTTTGAAATGAAGCGCAGCAGTGGAACACGTGGTTCCTTGGATTTTACAGATGAAGAACGAGGATCTAGTCTTCCTTACATATCTGTTCCTGACACTGTATCCTCAGATTATGAAAATTCTTCATCAAGAAATCTCTCAAGGAGGAGACCCTTTGCTCAGTCAACCAAAGAGGATACAAGTAGAACATCTTCAAATTCACAAAAAGTCCAGCAAGCTCTTACCCGATCAAATAGCTTATCAACACCCAGACCTACAAGGGCATCTAAGTTACGTCGTGCTCGTCTTGGAGAAGCGTCTGATAATGAAAGCGCAGATGCTGACAGGTTGAATATTAGTTCGGAAGCTTCTTCCTCAGCCAAAAGTAGCAGTGAATCGAAAAAGCTCTCCCGACTTGACATTTTAGCTATGCCGCGAAAAAGGACTGGCTCATTCAATGTTCCAAGTGATTCTGAAACTTCGACTCCTCGTACTACATTTTCAGGACGTAGTGTTGATCAATATATAAGTCGAAAACCAGTCATGGCAGAAATTAAACAGCCTATCAAAAAAACAATGGCACCTACACCCAAACAGCCACTATCTAGGGCACGATCTGGTAGTGTAAAGTACTCTTCATCTTCCT CCACCCAGACTCCCCGGACACACAACGCGCCTGTCCGCCAGAGGCAAAGCACTCTTCAGGATGATGACGACGATGACCATGATGTCTACGATAACTTCATAGCCCAGTCAGAAGAAATAGCTGAAATTGCCAG GTTGAGTCAAACCCTGGTAAATGATGTGGCCAGCTTAGCTAAGGAGATACACGATGTGGCCGGAGATGGGGACTCTCAGAGCTCTTCAGGAACAGGACACAGCACTTCTATAAGTTCTGTACCAAACACACCAGCCTCAATCATATCTGCAAGAGAAGAG ATTCTTAAAAGAACCTCACAAAGGCCATATTCATCACAG CTGGTTCAGCATATCCCAGAGGCTAGCCTAAATTATCAAAAAGTTCCACCAGGTTCAGCTGGATTGAAAGACTTTGATCAAAACATGAATGACAACCGTGATGATGATCCAATGAAGAGAAGGGCTAGAAACCGAGAAGAG GTGATATTTGACAATCTCATGTTGAACCCCGTATCACAACTGTCACATTCAATATGTGGCAATACTGAAATACTCACTGAAAAAATGAA agtTCTGTTTTTGAATAAAGACAAAAGTTGGGAAGAAATAGAGGCAAAAATTAACTCTGAAAATGAAGTGCCAATACTAAAAACGTCTAACAAG GAAATCAGTTCTATTCTGAAAGTTTTACGAAGAGTTCAGAAACAACTGGAAG TTATAAATGCAATTATTGACCCAGCCGGACCACTTGAGGTCATCAATACGAACAAGAAAACCTCTCCGGTCATTCAGCCAGCAGTACCTCTAGCTAGGACTATTAACTCAAAAATAGAGCCACATCAACCAGTCCGCGTAAGAAACTACATACACAAGTCCAGCTCGAGTTCTTCAAGATCACCAGAATCCAGCTTTGGAAGAGATGAAGACGATGCCTatgttgtttga
- the CEP170B gene encoding centrosomal protein of 170 kDa protein B isoform X2 translates to MSVTSWFLVSSSGTRHRLPREMIFVGRDDCELMLQSRSVDKQHAVINYDSEKDEHRVKDLGSLNGTFVNDVRIPDQKYITLKLNDVIRFGYDVNMYVLEQIQHKVPEEALKHEKYTSQLQMNLKTRVAARSEQVKEQPPHVDSTSGKQEKADKKAPSESSIYRTPLYGQPSWWGEDDANNKHEKHDGRRPEDHYTDRPKEMSQHEEEMNGNLGYRDSADQSLYSFRREPSYFEIPTKDFQQPAKSPEAQVHEIPTKDTDTATPPVMQSHASFTIEFDDCRPGKIKIKDHVTKFSMRQRRTGGKETAPTEMISVENKVADWLVQNDPSLIRRPSPGEDVYSTKSDLPIHNRTLKGNRHEDGTQSDSEDPAVPVPEKENTPSEPGKLQRQIKREPEELLHSQQAFVIEFFDDDAPRKKRSQSFTHSAIASQNEADPANKGKNDKRKGVLTAEKLTTNGTTTAPLVPKPLVNSAFPQRSNSFRREKTEDRISTAGPVTAKPPVKSFGSIGKKSKFAQEFVAEYLREQAEVSKDSVEKPLTLPLSTVVPMPTSHQVQAPLKEPSPPPSVVPPLECRPLRVKKTEEEDSLSDAGTYTIETENQDKEVEEARKMIDQVFGVFEPDEYSKISSAIYRPVIKLEKEETSLNENTVSHTTTILSTSHSVKANGAPQADVQAEKASGSSKSGQKWVSRWASLADSYPDASPTSPLDGQKIGLLANDDFDQVENTGEGDPAFPSRTRRLLPQLPPNDKSESPTPAILVCAESYPEIPQKTLIENEVKTMPSDPNNLLFIQEDLDPDSLSDTSKSDDGGLSSRKSNPPQAAPRTRWRREDTSSQEQSVQRLNKLSTEPKSTSFYVGNDSEMESLSHANSILPNVEIHKPYKSHEIQVKAKVNQQTTQETSSIAKIDNLLLKKENGPARESFVRQESFTKEKSSCNISPNKLPHISTHPLLKDMTVTKSNTDYSRETQQILKETENALAALEAKLFSQNNLDDIENTPCPPDDSLSGDSDVDTASTVSLVSDKNVPSHPQKSRVMGLHKEKSSSTSSIQDQYSQPSARERLSEKRRTGTGDGSSRKDVTKKFEMKRSSGTRGSLDFTDEERGSSLPYISVPDTVSSDYENSSSRNLSRRRPFAQSTKEDTSRTSSNSQKVQQALTRSNSLSTPRPTRASKLRRARLGEASDNESADADRLNISSEASSSAKSSSESKKLSRLDILAMPRKRTGSFNVPSDSETSTPRTTFSGRSVDQYISRKPVMAEIKQPIKKTMAPTPKQPLSRARSGSVKYSSSSSSRRRQQGSDYISTSEEEYGSNHSTPKHKRSHASTATQTPRTHNAPVRQRQSTLQDDDDDDHDVYDNFIAQSEEIAEIARLSQTLVNDVASLAKEIHDVAGDGDSQSSSGTGHSTSISSVPNTPASIISAREEILKRTSQRPYSSQLVQHIPEASLNYQKVPPGSAGLKDFDQNMNDNRDDDPMKRRARNREEVIFDNLMLNPVSQLSHSICGNTEILTEKMKVLFLNKDKSWEEIEAKINSENEVPILKTSNKEISSILKVLRRVQKQLEVINAIIDPAGPLEVINTNKKTSPVIQPAVPLARTINSKIEPHQPVRVRNYIHKSSSSSSRSPESSFGRDEDDAYVV, encoded by the exons ATGTCAATATGTATGTGCTGGAACAGATTCAGCATAAGGTCCCAGAGGAGGCATTAAAG CATGAAAAATACACCAGCCAACTTCAAATGAACTTAAAGACACGAGTAGCCGCAAGGTCAGAGCAAGTCAAGGAACAACCACCCCATGTGGATTCAACATCAGGGAAGCAGGAAAAGGCTGACAAGAAAGCACCTAGTG AATCTTCAATATATCGCACACCACTATATGGTCAGCCATCTTGGTGGGGAGAGGATGATGCCAACAACAAGCATGAGAAACATGATGGTAGGAGGCCAGAAGATCACTATACAG ATCGACCGAAAGAAATGTCTCAACATGAAGAAGAAATGAATGGCAACTTAGGGTACAGGGATTCTGCTGACCAATCACTCTACTCTTTCCGAAGAGAACCCAGCTACTTCGAAATTCCCACAAAAGACTTTCAGCAACCAGCCAAATCTCCAGAGGCCCAAGTCCATGAAATCCCTACTAAAGACACAGATACAGCGACACCCCCAGTGATGCAGAGTCATGCTTCTTTTACCATTGAGTTTGATGACTGTCGACCTGGGAAAATAAAGATTAAGGATCATGTCACTAAGTTCTCAATGAGACAGAGGAGAACAGGAGGAAAGGAAACTGCCCCAACTGAAATGATATCTGTTGAAAATAAAGTAGCCGACTGGTTGGTTCAAAATGACCCAAGTTTAATAAGAAGACCATCTCCTGGAGAAGATGTCTACAGTACCAAGAGTGACCTTCCCATCCACAATAGGACTCTCAAAG GTAACCGACATGAAGATGGCACCCAAAGTGACTCAGAAGATCCAGCAGTACCTGTTCCCGAGAAGGAGAACACACCATCTGAACCTGGCAAACTTCAACGACAGATAAAGCGTGAGCCGGAAGAACTGCTCCACAGTCAGCAAGCATTCGTTATAGAATTCTTCGATGATGATGCGCCTCGAAAAAAGAGGTCTCAGTCCTTCACACACAGTGCAATCGCCTCCCAAAATGAAGCGGACCCTGCCAACAAAGGCAAAAATGACAAAAGGAAAGGTGTTTTAacagcagagaagctgaccaCTAATGGAACAACTACAGCCCCTTTAGTCCCCAAACCCCTGGTAAATTCGGCCTTTCCTCAAAGGTCCAATTCTTTTAGGAGAGAAAAAACTGAGGATCGAATAAGTACTGCTGGACCTGTAACAGCAAAacctccagtgaaaagctttggTAGCATCGGGAAGAAATCCAAGTTTGCCCAGGAGTTTGTGGCTGAGTATTTGCGAGAGCAGGCGGAAGTCTCGAAAGACTCAGTAGAGAAACCTCTGACATTGCCGTTATCGACGGTAGTCCCAATGCCAACCAGCCATCAAGTACAAGCCCCCTTAAAGGAGCCTTCACCTCCACCATCTGTAGTGCCACCTCTTGAATGTAGGCCACTGAGGGTCAAGAAAACTGAGGAGGAAGACAGCCTAAGCGATGCCGGGACATATACCATTGAAACAGAGAATCAAGATAAAGAAGTTGAAGAAGCTAGGAAAATGATAGACCAG GTATTTGGAGTCTTTGAACCAGATGAGTATTCAAAAATTTCTTCAGCAATTTACAGACCAGTCATCAAACTAGAAAAAGAAGAAACCTCTCTAAATGAGAACACTGTGAGTCACACAACGACAATCTTGTCCACGAGTCACTCTGTCAAAGCAAATGGCGCTCCCCAGGCTGATGTCCAG GCTGAGAAAGCATCTGGCTCCAGTAAAAGTGGACAGaaatgggtttctaggtgggcCAGCCTTGCTGACAGCTATCCAGATGCCTCACCAACCTCTCCTTTAGATGGGCAAAAAATTGGATTACTGGCAAATGATG ACTTTGACCAAGTTGAAAACACCGGTGAAGGAGATCCTGCTTTCCCTTCAAGGACAAGACGTCTTCTTCCTCAACTACCACCAAATGACAAATCTGAAAGTCCAACACCAGCTATTTTGGTTTGTGCCGAGTCGTACCCAGAAATTCCTCAAAAAACATTGATTGAAAATGAAGTCAAAACCATGCCCTCAGATCCAAACAATCTACTCTTTATACAAGAAGATTTAGATCCAGACAGTCTTAGCGATACAAGCAAGTCTGATGATGGTGGCCTATCTAGCAGAAAGTCTAACCCACCTCAAGCTGCTCCTAGAACTAGGTGGCGGAGAGAGGACACCAGTAGTCAGGAACAAAGTGTCCAAAGATTGAATAAGCTTTCTACTGAACCAAAGTCTACTAGCTTTTATGTTGGAAATGACAGTGAGATGGAAAGTTTATCCCATGCAAATTCTATATTACCCAATGTAGAGATTCACAAACCATACAAAAGTCATGAAATCCAGGTAAAAGCAAAAGTAAACCAACAAACCACACAGGAAACCTCAAGTATTGCAAAAATAGATAACCTGTTGTTGAAAAAAGAAAATGGACCAGCAAGAGAATCATTTGTTCGACAAGAAAGTTTTACCAAAGAAAAATCGAGCTGCAACATCTCTCCCAACAAACTTCCTCATATCTCAACCCACCCCTTGCTTAAAGATATGACTGTCACAAAGTCCAACACAGACTACAGTCGAGAGACACAGCAGATTCTTAAAGAAACTGAAAATGCCTTGGCTGCTCTAGAAGCAAAACTTTTTTCTCAGAACAATCTAGATGATATTGAAAATACTCCATGCCCACCAGATGATTCCTTGTCTGGAGATTCTGATGTGGATACAGCTAGCACAGTCAGTTTGGTTAGTGATAAGAATGTACCAAGTCATCCTCAAAAAAGCAGGGTTATGGGTCTTCATAAGGAAAAGTCATCTTCAACATCTTCAATACAAGACCAATACAGCCAGCCCAGTGCCCGAGAGAGACTTTCTGAAAAACGGAGAACAGGTACTGGTGATGGAAGTAGCAGGAAAGATGTAACCAAAAAGTTTGAAATGAAGCGCAGCAGTGGAACACGTGGTTCCTTGGATTTTACAGATGAAGAACGAGGATCTAGTCTTCCTTACATATCTGTTCCTGACACTGTATCCTCAGATTATGAAAATTCTTCATCAAGAAATCTCTCAAGGAGGAGACCCTTTGCTCAGTCAACCAAAGAGGATACAAGTAGAACATCTTCAAATTCACAAAAAGTCCAGCAAGCTCTTACCCGATCAAATAGCTTATCAACACCCAGACCTACAAGGGCATCTAAGTTACGTCGTGCTCGTCTTGGAGAAGCGTCTGATAATGAAAGCGCAGATGCTGACAGGTTGAATATTAGTTCGGAAGCTTCTTCCTCAGCCAAAAGTAGCAGTGAATCGAAAAAGCTCTCCCGACTTGACATTTTAGCTATGCCGCGAAAAAGGACTGGCTCATTCAATGTTCCAAGTGATTCTGAAACTTCGACTCCTCGTACTACATTTTCAGGACGTAGTGTTGATCAATATATAAGTCGAAAACCAGTCATGGCAGAAATTAAACAGCCTATCAAAAAAACAATGGCACCTACACCCAAACAGCCACTATCTAGGGCACGATCTGGTAGTGTAAAGTACTCTTCATCTTCCT CTTCAAGACGGAGGCAGCAGGGTTCAGATTATATTTCTACATCTGAGGAGGAATATGGCTCTAATCACAGTACTCCTAAACACAAACGATCCCATGCTTCAACAGCCACCCAGACTCCCCGGACACACAACGCGCCTGTCCGCCAGAGGCAAAGCACTCTTCAGGATGATGACGACGATGACCATGATGTCTACGATAACTTCATAGCCCAGTCAGAAGAAATAGCTGAAATTGCCAG GTTGAGTCAAACCCTGGTAAATGATGTGGCCAGCTTAGCTAAGGAGATACACGATGTGGCCGGAGATGGGGACTCTCAGAGCTCTTCAGGAACAGGACACAGCACTTCTATAAGTTCTGTACCAAACACACCAGCCTCAATCATATCTGCAAGAGAAGAG ATTCTTAAAAGAACCTCACAAAGGCCATATTCATCACAG CTGGTTCAGCATATCCCAGAGGCTAGCCTAAATTATCAAAAAGTTCCACCAGGTTCAGCTGGATTGAAAGACTTTGATCAAAACATGAATGACAACCGTGATGATGATCCAATGAAGAGAAGGGCTAGAAACCGAGAAGAG GTGATATTTGACAATCTCATGTTGAACCCCGTATCACAACTGTCACATTCAATATGTGGCAATACTGAAATACTCACTGAAAAAATGAA agtTCTGTTTTTGAATAAAGACAAAAGTTGGGAAGAAATAGAGGCAAAAATTAACTCTGAAAATGAAGTGCCAATACTAAAAACGTCTAACAAG GAAATCAGTTCTATTCTGAAAGTTTTACGAAGAGTTCAGAAACAACTGGAAG TTATAAATGCAATTATTGACCCAGCCGGACCACTTGAGGTCATCAATACGAACAAGAAAACCTCTCCGGTCATTCAGCCAGCAGTACCTCTAGCTAGGACTATTAACTCAAAAATAGAGCCACATCAACCAGTCCGCGTAAGAAACTACATACACAAGTCCAGCTCGAGTTCTTCAAGATCACCAGAATCCAGCTTTGGAAGAGATGAAGACGATGCCTatgttgtttga